One part of the Desulfovibrio sp. JC010 genome encodes these proteins:
- the pal gene encoding peptidoglycan-associated lipoprotein Pal yields MRARAIILCVVFMLIAGLGTGCSKKQVESSPASPAVEERMAEQQNKEQLDKEEQARLERERALQEQALEDERKVAAAKKEFNEAVVELGNMIHFDFDSFEIKEEYRPLLQQKAEILKKYDNVTMVIEGYCDERGTEEYNLALGERRARAAYEFLILLGVAPERLSIVSFGEEEPVDPAHNETAWAKNRRDQFRLTY; encoded by the coding sequence ATGAGAGCTAGAGCGATAATTTTGTGTGTAGTATTCATGTTGATAGCCGGACTTGGTACCGGATGTTCAAAGAAGCAGGTCGAATCTTCCCCCGCCAGCCCCGCTGTAGAGGAAAGAATGGCCGAGCAGCAGAACAAGGAGCAGCTCGATAAAGAAGAACAGGCCCGTCTGGAAAGGGAAAGAGCCCTTCAGGAACAGGCTCTTGAAGATGAGCGCAAGGTTGCTGCCGCTAAAAAAGAATTTAATGAAGCTGTTGTAGAGCTTGGCAATATGATCCATTTTGATTTCGATTCTTTTGAAATCAAGGAAGAGTATCGTCCCCTGCTGCAGCAGAAAGCCGAAATTCTGAAGAAATATGACAACGTGACCATGGTCATCGAAGGTTACTGCGATGAGCGCGGTACTGAAGAATACAATCTCGCTCTTGGTGAGCGTCGTGCCCGTGCAGCGTATGAGTTTCTCATCCTGCTTGGCGTGGCCCCCGAAAGACTGAGCATCGTCAGCTTCGGCGAAGAAGAACCTGTTGATCCCGCCCACAACGAAACCGCATGGGCCAAGAACAGAAGAGATCAGTTCCGTTTGACTTATTAG